Proteins co-encoded in one Nonomuraea helvata genomic window:
- the galE gene encoding UDP-glucose 4-epimerase GalE has protein sequence MRVLVTGGAGYIGSTVASACLDAGIEPVILDSLVTGRREFAEGRVFYEGDISDGPLIDKIFTENPDIEAVVHCAALIVVPDSVADPVGYYRANVAKSLEFVDHLLRNGCTRMIFSSSASIYRTGDDHTVDEESPLDPQSPYARTKAVCEAMFADIAAGHPIRILSLRYFNPIGADPQMRTGLQLRRPSHALGKMIEAYEDGVPFQITGTNYPTRDGTGIRDYVHVWDLATAHVAALRRFDALEADVINLGTGAGTTVRELAEAFNRVVDRPIEVVEAAPRPGDVAGAYTRSDLARRLLDWQAGHSIEDGIRHSLEWARIRESRLG, from the coding sequence ATGCGTGTATTGGTTACCGGAGGGGCCGGATATATCGGGAGCACTGTCGCGTCCGCGTGCCTCGATGCCGGGATCGAGCCCGTCATTCTGGACAGTCTCGTCACGGGCAGGCGGGAGTTCGCTGAGGGGCGGGTGTTCTATGAAGGGGATATCAGCGACGGGCCGCTGATCGACAAGATATTTACCGAAAATCCGGATATTGAGGCTGTCGTCCACTGTGCCGCGCTCATCGTGGTCCCGGACTCCGTGGCCGACCCCGTCGGCTACTACCGCGCGAACGTCGCCAAGAGCCTCGAGTTCGTCGATCACCTGCTCCGCAACGGCTGCACCCGGATGATCTTCAGCTCCTCTGCCTCCATCTACCGCACGGGCGACGACCACACCGTTGACGAGGAGTCCCCGCTCGACCCCCAGAGCCCTTACGCGCGGACCAAGGCGGTGTGCGAGGCCATGTTCGCCGACATCGCCGCCGGTCACCCGATCAGGATCCTCTCCCTGCGCTACTTCAACCCGATCGGCGCCGACCCCCAGATGCGCACCGGCCTGCAGCTGCGCCGCCCCAGCCACGCCCTGGGCAAGATGATCGAGGCGTACGAGGACGGGGTGCCCTTCCAGATCACCGGCACGAACTACCCGACCAGGGACGGCACGGGCATCCGCGACTACGTCCACGTCTGGGACCTGGCCACCGCCCACGTGGCGGCGCTGCGCCGCTTCGACGCGCTGGAGGCCGACGTGATCAACCTGGGCACCGGCGCGGGCACCACCGTCCGGGAACTGGCCGAGGCGTTCAATCGCGTCGTCGACCGCCCGATCGAGGTCGTCGAGGCGGCCCCGCGCCCGGGTGACGTGGCCGGCGCCTACACCCGCAGCGACCTGGCCCGCCGCCTGCTGGACTGGCAGGCGGGCCACTCCATCGAGGACGGCATCAGGCACTCGCTCGAATGGGCGCGCATCCGGGAGTCCCGGCTCGGCTAG
- the sucC gene encoding ADP-forming succinate--CoA ligase subunit beta, whose amino-acid sequence MDLFEHQAKELFADYGIPVPRGIVAHNVEEVRSAAEELTGRVVVKAQVKTGGRGKAGGVKVADDAADAVSKAEAILGMDIKGHTVHKVLVEEASAIAEEYYFSFLLDRANRTFLAICSAAGGMDIEEVAHTSPEKVAKVPVSALTGIDRAKAREIAVAGGLPEKALDGAAELIEKLWCCFVDEDATLVEVNPMILSADGQVKALDGKVTLDENASFRQADHEALADKAAEDPLEAKAKEKDLNYVKLDGDVGIIGNGAGLVMSTLDVVAYAGEQFPGKPSPANFLDIGGGASAEVMAAGLEIILSDPSVKSIFVNVFGGITACDAVANGIVSAFKLLESRGEAVTHPLVVRLDGNNAQLGRQILADAALPRVELVDTMDDAAKRAAELAAVGA is encoded by the coding sequence GTGGACCTGTTCGAACATCAGGCGAAAGAGCTCTTCGCCGACTACGGCATCCCGGTGCCACGCGGCATCGTCGCACACAACGTGGAGGAGGTGCGGTCGGCCGCCGAGGAGCTGACCGGCCGCGTTGTCGTCAAGGCCCAGGTCAAGACCGGCGGCCGAGGCAAGGCCGGCGGCGTGAAGGTGGCCGACGACGCCGCCGACGCGGTCAGCAAGGCCGAAGCCATCCTCGGCATGGACATCAAGGGCCACACGGTCCACAAGGTCCTGGTGGAGGAGGCCAGCGCGATCGCGGAGGAGTACTACTTCTCCTTCCTGCTCGACCGCGCGAACCGTACATTCCTCGCCATCTGCTCCGCGGCGGGCGGCATGGACATCGAAGAGGTCGCTCACACCTCGCCCGAGAAGGTCGCCAAGGTGCCGGTCTCGGCGCTGACGGGCATCGACCGCGCCAAGGCTCGCGAGATCGCGGTGGCCGGCGGCCTGCCGGAGAAGGCGCTCGACGGCGCCGCCGAGCTCATCGAGAAGCTCTGGTGCTGCTTCGTCGACGAGGACGCCACGCTCGTCGAGGTCAACCCCATGATCCTGTCGGCCGACGGCCAGGTGAAGGCCCTCGACGGCAAGGTCACGCTCGACGAGAACGCCTCCTTCCGCCAGGCCGACCACGAGGCGCTCGCCGACAAGGCGGCCGAGGACCCGCTCGAGGCCAAGGCCAAGGAGAAGGACCTCAACTACGTCAAGCTCGACGGCGACGTCGGCATCATCGGCAACGGCGCGGGGCTGGTCATGTCCACCCTCGACGTGGTGGCCTACGCGGGCGAGCAGTTCCCCGGCAAGCCGTCCCCGGCCAACTTCCTCGACATCGGCGGTGGCGCCTCGGCCGAGGTCATGGCCGCCGGTCTGGAGATCATCCTCTCCGACCCGAGCGTCAAGTCGATCTTTGTGAACGTCTTCGGCGGCATCACCGCCTGCGACGCCGTCGCCAACGGCATCGTCTCGGCGTTCAAGCTGCTGGAGAGCCGTGGCGAGGCCGTGACCCACCCCCTTGTGGTCCGCCTCGACGGCAACAACGCCCAGCTCGGGCGGCAGATCCTGGCCGACGCCGCACTCCCGCGGGTCGAGCTGGTAGACACGATGGACGACGCGGCCAAGCGGGCCGCCGAGCTCGCTGCGGTAGGTGCGTGA